In the Quercus lobata isolate SW786 chromosome 5, ValleyOak3.0 Primary Assembly, whole genome shotgun sequence genome, one interval contains:
- the LOC115989737 gene encoding putative F-box protein At3g16210 gives MTAYLPEEVVINILSRLPPKSLIRFKCVSKTWLSLIGTPDLITRNLINHSTLISKSEDPNNPLFFLVKATDKIDTSKHTFSFDGLLCLCFASTIYLWDPTTSSVLEPLPPITPREMVNVDFHSVGFGFDSTSNDFKVVRLLNVHFRSATNLLHISQEAEVYSVSSGSWRQLDPQVARVPYGIHTQSRVTMYLDGNFFWCATPLPLDNNEDEKIVRFDFAREVFKSTSFPDASVIGHYSSWKTTLLLCWFILLGKRWRYLVF, from the coding sequence ATGACAGCCTATCTCCCTGAGGAAGTGGTGATAAACATACTCTCACGCCTACCTCCAAAATCCCTAATCCGATTCAAGTGCGTCTCCAAAACCTGGCTCTCTCTCATCGGAACTCCAGATTTGATCACTCGAAACCTCATCAACCACTCCACTCTCATCTCTAAATCCGAAGACCCCAATAACCCTCTCTTCTTCCTCGTCAAAGCCACAGACAAAATCGACACCTCGAAGCACACATTCTCGTTCGATGGTCTCCTCTGTCTCTGCTTCGCAAGCACCATCTACCTCTGGGACCCCACCACGTCATCAGTGCTCGAGCCTCTCCCTCCTATAACCCCTCGCGAAATGGTCAATGTTGATTTCCACAGTGTTGGGTTCGGATTCGATTCCACATCCAATGACTTCAAGGTCGTGAGGCTTCTCAATGTTCATTTCAGGTCCGCGACCAATTTGCTTCATATAAGTCAAGAAGCGGAAGTGTATAGCGTCAGCAGTGGTTCGTGGAGGCAGCTGGATCCTCAGGTTGCTCGCGTGCCTTATGGGATTCATACACAGTCGAGGGTCACAATGTACTTGGATGGGAACTTTTTCTGGTGCGCGACGCCGCTTCCCTTAGATAATAATGAGGATGAGAAGATTGTTCGCTTCGACTTTGCTAGGGAGGTATTCAAGTCTACTTCATTTCCGGACGCTAGTGTTATTGGGCATTACTCCAGTTGGAAGACGACTCTATTGCTATGCTGGTTTATCCTTTTGGGAAAGAGGTGGAGATACTTGGTGTTTTGA
- the LOC115990537 gene encoding uncharacterized protein LOC115990537 yields MSHYHKHNPLMQIVWEPYTHTLGSLPAYCTAGQHIWRAEVPLIFFWIVEWHHPERVLRQFGMKQPVPSVVDTSTTLHKISLQGKWEKNWEVEHDPFIRQWANRVNVVRGSDLLDGDDTYLVEYMMWYNRHTRRYITPESAYWELMVRTMIRSIQRCDEGSDMHTDLTFTLELVEELGRLKLANALAEAVDIGTQAPVRGGQRGGSRGGGHRGGGQAGRSRTTESAPIYEEGNESGAEEAWLGTDWVLSDDDGRTPRCTPGDGAGPSHSVDHQGTVPAHTTSHGASTDYEGPPRMSPPVFSGSAHDGGCIFVPTPGMPTPPLVHVDPTMLAPSQTPHGEAVQIEQIPAEDIEPVEALWRSRRPRAHAPDCRTGDGMYFVYTSHFLELLLLCI; encoded by the exons ATGTCTCACTATCACAAACATAATCCACTTATGCAGATTGTATGGGAGCCGTACACGCATACGCTGGGCTCCCTACCTGCGTATTGCACTGCCGGGCAGCATATTTGGAGGGCCGAGGTGCCGTTGATATTCTTTTGGATAGTGGAGTGGCATCATCCTGAGCGAGTCCTCCGTCAGTTTGGGATGAAGCAACCAGTTCCAAGTGTCGTGGATACGTCGACTACCCTTCACAAGATATCCCTTCAGGGTAAATGGGAGAAGAACTGGGAGGTAGAACATGATCCCTTTATTCGGCAATGGGCCAACCGAGTGAATGTAGTTCGCGGGTCCGATCTCCTAGACGGTGATGATACGTACCTCGTTGAGTACATGATGTGGTACAATCGCCACACAAGGCGGTACATAACACCAGAGTCTGCGTATTGGGAACTCATG GTTCGGACGATGATTAGGTCTATACAGAGGTGCGATGAAGGTTCTGACATGCACACTGACCTTACATTTACACTAGAGCTTGTGGAGGAGCTAGGCCGACTTAAATTGGCGAATGCGCTTGCAGAAGCAGTTGACATTGGTACACAGGCCCCAGTTCGTGGCGGGCAACGTGGTGGGTCTCGTGGGGGTGGACATCGTGGAGGTGGTCAAGCTGGTCGCAGCCGTACGACCGAGTCGGCTCCCATCTACGAGGAAGGGAATGAGTCGGGTGCAGAAGAGGCATGGCTTGGCACTGATTGGGTACTGTCTGATGACGACGGCAGGACACCGCGATGCACGCCTGGCGATGGTGCTGGGCCATCCCATAGCGTCGATCATCAGGGCACTGTTCCAGCCCACACTACATCCCATGGTGCTAGCACGGACTATGAGGGCCCTCCTCGTATGTCGCCCCCAGTTTTCAGTGGATCTGCCCATGATGGTGGATGCATATTTGTCCCCACACCAGGCATGCCCACCCCACCTCTAGTGCATGTGGACCCCACCATGTTAGCTCCATCTCAAACCCCCCACGGAGAGGCTGTACAGATTGAGCAAATACCGGCTGAGGACATTGAGCCGGTGGAGGCTTTGTGGAGATCGCGACGCCCGCGTGCGCATGCTCCCGATTGCAGGACTGGTGATGGTATGTACTTTGTCTACACTTCCCATTTTCTTGAGCTACTTCTACTGTgcatttga